The region TGGGGCCGGCAGTCAGCGTTTCTTCCTCCCGAACTTGCCTTCCCTGGTCCTGCCAGGGAAGGCTTTTTTTGTGCGAAGGGCGAACAGATGTTCGCGACTATTCCCGGCGCTCTTTCGTTCGGCGGCCGGCACTGTTATCTCCCGAACCCGTTGTCGGATTTTTCCAGGTCCCGTCACCCGCCGGGTGTCGGCCGCTGCAGTAAAGGTACCCTTCCATGGCCAAGGCCATTCATTCGATGATCCGGGTGCTCGACGAGGAGCGCTCCCTCTCATTCTATGAGAAGGCGTTCGGCCTCAAGGTAGCGGAGCGATTGGCGTTCGAGGGCTTCACGCTGGTCTATCTCAGCAATGGGGACAGCGAGTTCGAGCTGGAGCTGACGATCAATCATGGCCGGACCGAGCCCCATGTCCTCGGTGACGGCTATGGGCATCTCGCTTTTTCCGTGGACGATCTCGAGGCGGAGCATGCCCGTTTCGAAACGCTTGGCCTGAGCCCTACGCCGCTCAAGGAACTGAAGCTCGAAGGGAAGCCGCCCGCGCGGTTCTTTTTCGTGCAGGACCCGGACGGGTACAAGATCGAAGTGCTTCAGCGCGGCGGTCGCTACAAGTAGCCTGAACCTGTCGATCAGCCCAAATCGATCCTGCCTGAGAGACCACACTTGGCCATCCGACCGATTGTCCGCTTCCCCGATCCTCGCCTGCGCCGGAAGGCGGAGCCCGTCGGCTCCATCGATGAGGATGTGCGGACGCTCGCCCGCGATCTGGTGGAAACCATGCACGCGGCTCCCGGCATCGGGATCACGGCGCCGCATGTCGGCATCCTCCGGCGGCTCGTGGTGATCCAGTTGGAATCCGATCATGCGCCCCACATCTATGTCGATCCGGATGTCGTCTGGTCCTCTTCCGACATGATCCGTCATGTGGAAGGAAGCGTCTCGATGCCGGGCGTCACGGATGAGTTGGAACGTCACGCCCGCGTGCGGGTCCGCTACAGGGACATCGACGGCACGGAACGTGAGGAGGAGGCGGAAGGCCTGATGGCTGTCTGCCTTCAGCACGAAATCGACCAGCTCGACGGCATCTTCTGGATCGACCGTCTGTCGAAGTTGAAGCGGGACCGCTTGATCAAGCGGTTCGAAAAGCTCCATCGCATCAGGGCCTGATGGTGGAGGGGCTCTGATGTTGGAGTTTGTAAGCCGTGTTCGAAATCTACCGTATTGAAACCGTCGCCTCGGAAGGGGCGGGCGGAGGTGTCATCCGCCGGATCATGGTGCGTACCGACTCGCTCGACAAGGCAAAGGAGCGGGCCCTGAAAGTCTTCTCGCTGGCCCGCCGTCCACAATCCCGCGATCCCGAGGTCGAGGCCGTCCGCGTCCTGAACGGAGCCGGCCATGAGGTTTTTTCGATCAGCACCAGGGATTAATAGCGGCGTTCACGGATCCGATTCCTGGCATCGGCGCAGGAACCGCTGGGGATAAGCCAAACACCATTTGACAGCGCGCGCATTCACCGGTACTTGCGCGCCTCCATCGCAAGAAACGCCCGACCGGGCTGCGGGCGATGCGAGGAAATGCGCGGGCGTAGCTCAGTCGGTTAGAGTGCCGGCCTGTCACGCCGGAGGTCGCGGGTTCGAGCCCCGTCGCCCGCGCCACTCTCCTCACGCCGCAAGGGTGGCACTCGATCCCAGAAAATTCGGCACGGCTTCAAGATGCGCATGACAGCGCGCTTGAAAGTACAAGGGAGCCGCAGCGGGCTCCCTCGCAATCTTGGTCATCAGCCTTGGATCGACCCGTCAGGCGATCTTGCCGCCGCCCTTCTTCGTGACCACGAGCAGGGAGGGGCGGGGCGGCATGCCGTCCTTGAAATCCGGCCAGCGCGTGATCGGATTGTCGAAGCTGACGGGAGCGCCTTCTTCCGCCTCGCCGGGATGCTGCACGGCCAGGAAGAGAGTCTCGTCGTTGGGCGTGAAGAACGGGCCGCACATCTCCGCTCCGACCGGAACCCGGAAGAAGTGCTTGGACGTGCCGCGCATCTCGCCTTCCGTTTCCAGCGCCCACAAGCCGTCCGCGCGTCCGGTCGCCTTGGCGTTGTTGCCGTCGGTGGAGATCCAGAGACGTCCCTGGTTGTCGATGGCGCAGTTGTCCGGCATGCCGAACCAGCCGTTCTTGGTCGTGTCCGACGAGAAGGTCGCGCCGACCGACGCCACCGAGGGATCGCCGCATTTCACGAGCACTTCCCAGGTGAAGGCCGTCGAGGCGTGGTTGCCGCCCTCTGGCATCATCTCGACGATGTGGCCGAAGGCGTTGTTCGCCCGCGGATTGGCGGCATCGACCTGGTCTTCCTTGCGGCGCGTGTTGTTCGTCAGCATGACGTAGACGCGGTTGGTCTGCGGATTGGCTTCGATGTCCTCAGGGCGATCCATCTTGGTGGCTCCGAGAAGATCCGCCGCGCGGCGGGTCTCGATCAGCACGTCGGCTTGGCTCTTGAAGCCGTTGGCTTCGGTCAGGGGGCCCTGGCCGTGGATCAGCGGCAGCCACGTACCCTTGCCGTCAGGATTGTACTTGGCGACGTAGAGGGTGCCCTCGTCGAGCAGCCCGAAATTGGCGGCGCGGTTCTGCTTGTCGACCTTGCCGGCGCTGACGAACTTGTAGACGTAGTCGAAGCGCTCGTCGTCGCCGAGATAGATCACGTAGCGGCCATCGCTGTTGGTGATGCCGGCGGCGCCTTCATGCTTCGTGCGGCCGAGCGCGGTGCGCTTCTTCGGCACGAAATTGGGGTCGAACGGGTCGATTTCGACGACCCAGCCGAAGCGGTTTGCCTCGTTCGGCTCCTTGGCGAGATCGAAACGGTCGTGGAACTTGCCCCAGGCATAAGCCGGCGTCCCGATGCCGTAGCGCTTGTAGTTCTTGGCCTCGGGATGGGTGTCGCCGAGCGCGCCCCAGAAATAGCCGTTGAAGTTCTCTTCGCAGCTGAGCCAGGTGCCCCAGGGCGTCACGCCGCCGGCGCAGTTGTTGACCATGCCGTTCACCTTGCGGCCGGTCGCGTCCGCCGAGGTCTTCATGCGATCGTGGCCGGCGGCCGGGCCGGTGATCTCCATGGGCGTCTCGGCCGTGATGCGGCGGGTGTACTTGGAATCCTTGACTACCTGCCACTCGCCGTTCACCCGACGAATCTCGACCACGGCGCCGCCATGGGCAGCCATTTCGATGTCCACCAGATCCTTGGTCATCTTCGCGAAGGCAACGTCCTTGGCGTCCTGGACCCCGACGCCCGGGAACATCAGTTCCTCGTTGGTGTACTCGTGGTTCGCCACGAGAAGGCCGTGGTCGCTGGAGCCGTCGATCGGAATATAGCCGACGAAATCGGTGTTGTAGCCGAACTGGCGGGCTTGGCGCTCGGCCGTCTGGTTCTGCGGATCGAACTCGGGCGTGCCGGGGAAGAGCGGGTCGCCCCAGCGCAGGAGCACCTTCGCATCATAGCCTTCGGCCACGTGATGGGTCTGGTCGACACCGGCTTCGATTTCCTTGAAGTCGAAGGAGGCGGCAGCGCCCTTCTTGGTTGGTTGTTCGTTGGCCGCAAGGGCACGGGTACCGACGGTCGCGGAGATCGCCGCAACGGCCAGAGAGCCGCGCAGAAGGTCGCGGCGGTTGAAACGTGTGGCGATGATCTCGCCCATCGTGAGGTTGTGCGTCGGGTTCACCCCGATATCGCCTGAATCTTCCAGATCGCTTGCGCGAAGGCGGGCCTTGTGCTCGTCCATATCGGCTTCTCCGTCTCTTAGGGGGACAGAGCCGAGTTAGAACGGTTCTATGTAAGCTTGGTGACAGTCGTGCGGCGCTGGAGTTCGGGAGGGGACATTCCGAGGCGGATCGTATATGGTCGCGCGATGAGCAACGATGTTTCTGCACTCCGAGAGCAATTGTCCGATCAATGGCAGAAGGTCGCCATCGATCTGATCCGGAAAGGCATTCCGGCCGATCTCGTGTTCGAGTCGCTCCTGACGGTCGGGCTGGCCGGTCAGGTCGAGCTTCAGGGCAAGCACATGATGGCCGGCAAGCTCGTGGCCATCGCCGAGCAATTGTCCGAACAGGTCAGGCAGGAGAAGGAAGCCCTGCAGGAGGCCTCGGGCGCGACAAAGAATTAGCCGCCCGGAAGGGGCCATTCGACTTACGGCTAAAGCGCCGGCAAAATTGCTCGTCAGGCTATGTCCGGGTGCAACATCTGGAGTTATTGTCGCGTTAGCTCGGCGAAGCTCCACGAAGCGGCTTCGGCCCGCTTCTCCGCCCACCAGACCAAATGGGGTCGTGCCCTCATGCAGCCGGCGCTAGACAGCAACACCCTGGACCGCTTGATCGCCCTCGGACGTCAGCAAGGCCATCTGACGAACCGGGATCTCGAAGACAATCTGCCAATCGCATCCATGAGCGCGGAGGACATCGCTCTCATCGTCGTTCAGCTCGAGGAGACAGGCGTTTCGGTGGAACTGGACGCCAGCCTCGTTTCACCAGATCCGAAGCCGAGCCCGGCTCCCGTCAGAAGCGCCGTCATCATTCCCTTCCCGGATCGCGCCGCGGCTGCGCGGATGAAGCAACGCAAGGCCCCCCTTCAGAAGGCGCCCGCCTCAGCCCCGGCGCCTGCCAAATCCCCAGGTCAGAAGAGCCGAGCCGCCCATTGGGCCGTCGCCGTTTCCGGCTTGCTTGTGCTGGCGCTGCTGGTCGGCATTGTCAAAATGCTGGGCGTCTGACGACATCCGCGGAATTCAGAGTTCGGCCCGGGCGTCGTCTATCAGGGGAAGCGGCTTCACGGCCGGTCCGCTGAAATGCGTGACGCTCAGCTCATTCTTCGCCGCGGATCTGAAGCCGAGATCGAGAAAAGCCGTCTTCGGTTCGAAGAGCGATTTTGCCGCGGCCGTCGCATCATACCCGAGGATGGGCTTCAACTCGGGAACGGGCTTCTGAGCGGGCGCGGGGACAAGCGCCGCCAGAGCATCCGATGCCGTATCCGGCATCCCGGCTGCCGCGACCTGGATCTCCACGGGACGCTTCGGTGGGAGTGGAATGGTCGAAACCACGACCTCCTTGACGCTTTCCGGGTCGGCAGAGGCAACCGTCGTCGATGGGCTCGGGGCCGGCGTCTCCGGCTGCGGCGGCGCAGAGTTCTTGCGGCCGAAAAGATTGGCGAGCACGCCACCGATGGAGGGGCCGGCGCTGGCCGAGGCCTGGGTGGCGAGAGCGGCATTCCGAGGCAGGATCTCGGCCTTCGCCAGTTCATAGCCAGCAAGGGGCTTGCCGTTGGAGGGAAGGTGAAGGGTCTTCCCGTCCGGGAACAGCTGCGCCAATTGCTGCTGCGTCATGCGGGGCCACGCCCGGACATTGCCGGTGTCCACGTGGACAAAGGCCGAGGACGAATAATATCCCACGCCGCCATACTGCATCTTCATGGCGATGGCCCGGAGGCGCGCCGTATCGACGTCGGGCAGACGGATATCCATGGCCTTGCCGAGCATGTGCTGGCTGTGCTCGGCCACCCCGCTCGACCGGCGGCGCAGGGCGCCATTCGTCTCCGGCGACCGGTAGGCGGAAATGATGTTGATGGGCTGCGACGAGCCGGATTCGCGATAGACTTCCCAGATGATGTCGAACAGGCGCGGGTCCATCTGCGCCGGCTTCTCGACGCGCCAGTCCCGCAGGAACCAGTTGAGCTGTTGCAGGGCACCCGAGTCATATTGCCCGTCGCGCCGGAAGGTGACCGTCAAGCTTTCACGGGTATGGGTATGATAGAAGCTGAGAGTGCGGGTATCTCCGAAGGCGGCGGCATCCTGCGTCCGGGCGGTCGCCATCAGGAGAACGGAGGTCGCACTCAAGAAACCGAATGCCAGATACGAAGCCGCCTTCCTGCCGAGCAGGCCTCTGCGTCCGGATGCAGAGATCGACCTGCATCCGCCATCCGATCGTTCGGATCGGGCGAAAATTCGCGCCATGGTTGTTGGTTCCCGCGTCCCTTGAGCGACGTGTGGCCGTTAACCATGGCAAAAATAGGCGCAAAACTTACCTTTTTGCTTAATAGACCTGCGCGGTCGCCTGGTTGCGCTTCGGCCGGTTCGACGGCGAGGACAGGACGATCACCTTCGTTCCGGTCGGCGTGTGGTTGTAGAGATCGATCACATCCTGGTTGATCATGCGGATGCAGCCGGACGAAACATTGGTGCCGATGGTCCAGGGCTCGAACGTGCCATGGATGCGATAGAGGGTGTCCTTGTTGCCCTGCCAGAGGTAGAGGGCGCGGGCCCCAAGCGGATTGCCGGGGCCACCCGGCATGCCGGGACCACCGGGCAATTCGCCCATCTGCTCCAAGAGCTCGGGCTGCCGGCCGAACATCTCCTTGGGCGGATACCAGTCCGGCCATTCCTGCTTGTCCCGGATGGTCGCGGTTCCGGACCAGCTGAATCCCGACCGGCCGACCCCGACCCCGTAGCGCACGGCCATGCCGTCGCGCATGACGAGATAGAGATAGCGCGACCGTGGATCGATCACGATCGTCCCCGGCGCCTCCGCAGTCTGGTACTCGACCACACGCCGCAGGAAGGCGGGATTGATCCTGGACAATTGGATGCCAGGGATCGGAAAGAGATCGTCGTCGACGGGGCCGTATATGCGCTGGTAGGCGGATGCCTCCCGCATCGACTGGGCGAGGGCGCTTCTGGTGGGCAGAGCGGCGCCGGCGGCAGCGGCTGAGGCTCCGAGCATGAAGGTTCGGCGGCTGAGATCCATTGTGCTCTCCCGGCATTCTTAACTCGACAATAAGAAGACGCAGGACCCTCGGTGTCGGTTTCATGGTAGCTGCTATGCTTCGAAGACAAGGGAAAGCCCGGCCGTTCATATGTGGGACGGTTCAGGGTAGGGGCAGCGTGTGATGGTGTTGGAAAATCTCTCCTGGTCGTGGTTCGCCGGCGTCGGGCTGCTCGGCATCCTGTTCGTTCTGGTCCTCCTCTGGACCCGCAAGCCGCGCTACCGGCGCCACTCGATCATGACGGACAACGAAAGGGAGTTTTACCAACGCCTGCTCGCGGCCTGCCCCGATTGCCAGATCTGGCCCCAGGTTCCGATCCTGGCGCTCGTCCGGCTCGATGCCAAGGAAGGCAGCCGCGCGTTCTGGATGGCCTTCAAGAAGGTCTCGAACACGCGAGTCGATTGGGTGGTGGTCCGGGACCTCGAGGTGGTCGCCGTCGTCGAGCTCGACGATCGCTCCCACGACGCTCGGAAGGATGCGCAGCGCGACAAGGTTCTGAAGTCGTGCGGCTATCGCGTGGTCCGGTTCAGTTCGAGCCGCAGGCCCGATCCGTGGCAAATTCACGAGGCCGTCTTCCAATCTCACTAAGAGATTGGTCCGGCATTGCCTCCCGATTCTCGGCATGGAAGCTCTCGATGACCTCCTCCCGCAGAGCCTCCGGCTCCGACAGGTAGCGTGCCGAGTGGTGGAAGGGCGTTACATGCCTGACGCGGGCTTCGCGGGCGATGGACCCGGCCTCGTGAGCCGTCAGGTGGAGGGAAGCGACGGCAAGGGGCCGGTCGCGCTCCAGGAAGACGGCCTCGATGAAGAGCTGGTCGGCCCGGTGGGCGAGCCGAAGAATTTTTGCGCGGTTTTCGGCATGGGGTGCGGCATCCGTCACATAGGCGACCACCTGCCCGGGAGCGACGCGCAAGGCCCGGCCTTTCAGATCGCTGAGCCGGACGCTGCCCCCTGAAGGAACCGTAATGGGATGGTCGTCGGGCAGGCCGAGGCGAACCGCGCGCTTGGCCTCGTTGAGCCATGCACCTGGGGGGAGCCCCAGGTCATCCAGCACGCCCCGCCACACATTCACCTGGAGGACCTCCCTCAGGGCGAAGGCGAGCGAGGGGATGCCATGGTCCAGGGCGACGGCCTCGATGCTGAACTCGTCCTCCATCCAGGCGACGCCCTGCGGGAACCCGGGCGGCGCGATGTCGTGCCGGGTAAAGGCTTCTCGTGCATGAAACTCCGTGGCCTTCGTCAGGCCCGCGCCGTCGTAATCCATGGCCCTCATGCAGAAATCGACGGAGTTCTCATCCAGAAGATTCCAGGTGAAGCCCCGGATTCGGTGTTCGACCTGCGCGGCAAAGCCCGGTGGACCAATCAGGGTGAGCGGGAGCGGGCGATGGAGGCAGAGCCGGAACAGCCGGTCGAAGCCGGCCATGTGATCGACATGGGTGTGCGAGACGAAGACATGGCTCACCCGCAGCAATTCACGGGAGGAGAGAGCGGCCACATCGCCCAAGTCGAAGAGAATGGCCCGGCGGCCGTACCGGAAATCGAGATAAAGGCCTGGATCGCTGAAAGGATCGTTCACGAGACGGGGTTGAACAAGCCAACTCATCCCGACCCAACGGTTCCGGTCCCGGCCGGTTCCGATGCGATGAGGGCGGGCCCGTTCCATGGACCCGCCCTCATGTTCAACCTATGGGCCGAGGCCGCTCAGGACAAAGCCGCTCAGGGCTCTTCCTCCAACTCATCGGGATCGGTCACGTCGACCAGGAACATGATGTAGGGGCCTTCTTCCCCGTCGTCGTCATCCTCGTCATCGTCGAAATCGGCGTTCTCGAACTCGTTCTTTTCCTCTTCCGTCGCGGCCCGGACGGTGAGGGTCGCGAACCCGTCCCAAAGGGGAGCGCCCTCGCTCTCCAGAACCTTGAGATCGTCTTTGAAATCCTCGCTCATGAGGAGTTCGCGGGCTTCGTCCTCATCTGCATTGGTGATGGCAACAGGTTTGTCGCTGATGGTGAGCGTGAACATGATTCTTCCTTTCCATTCGCCCGCAAGGGATACTCGTAAACGCTCGACCCTGCACGTTCGTGGCAGAGGTTCTGCACATGAAGCGATAGGAAAAAGGCCGGACGTTGGCCCGGCCGTGAACGCGGCAATCTCCCGCTTACTCGACGCCCTTCTTCTTGAGCCAATCCCGCATCTCGGCGATCTCCCGCTCCTGCTCTCGGATCACGTCGGTCGCCCATTTGCGGACCTGTTCGTCCTTGCCGTGCTGAAGCGCCACGTTCGCCATATCGATGGCGCCCTGGTGATGGGGAATCATGCCGCGCACGAAATCCACGTCCGGGTCGCCGCTGAAGACGATGTCCATATTCCGGTGCATCGCCTCGTTGGCTTGGCGGTAGGCCTGCGTGGCGGGAGTATCCACCCTCTGGGTGGTCTGGGCCGGCGTCGAGTGGCCGGAATGTCCGCCATGCATTCCCTGAGCCTGGGCGGAAGCGGGAAGGGCGGACAGGGCAAGGATCAAGGCAAGGGATTGAATCTTCATCATTGTTTCTCTCGGAAGCGGTAGCAAACGCGGGGCTGTCTGGAAGCCGTTCGGCCTTCAGGCCTCTTGCTGGGACAGGAGTTGGGCCGGGAAACCGGCCATCTCCAAGGCGGAGAGCAGGCGCGCTTCTCCTTGGCTCGAGGCAACCGTAACGACATGGTTCTCCAGATTGCCGTCGACCTCGGCTTGCGGGTCGATCGTCCGGATGGCCTGTTCGACGCTTCTCAGGCAACCGCCGCAGCTCATGTCCGGAACGTGAAAACGATACATGGTCAGGATCCTTTGTTTCAGGGTCCTAAAGGGTCTAGGCCTTGCCACGATGGGAAGGTCAAGCAGGAGGGCGGGCGGGTTATTCAGGCTATGTCGCCATCAACTTAAAGGATGTGATTGCGGGAGCTTATCTTCTTCGAGTAGCTCTGGTATCGCGGATAACGATACAACACGGTTCAGGAGTGGCCGAATGTGGCCGGTGCGAAGGGCATGAAGGTTGTAACCCATAGCGGCACGTTTCATGCCGACGATGTCTTCGCTTTCTCCATCCTGCGGGAGGCGCTTGGGCCTTTCGAGTTTGCGCGAACCCGCGATTCCGCTCTCATCGAGTCGGCCGACCTGGTCTTCGACGTCGGCGGGACTTACGACGTCGCGCGCGGACGCTACGACCATCACATGCGGGATCTGCCCCGGCGGCCCGACGGAACGCCCTATAGCTCGGTCGGCCTGATCTGGCGCGATTTCGGCCGCAACGCCCTGCCGAACTTCATTCAGGGCATCGACGAGGACCTCCTGGACGCGATCTGGCAGGACATCGATACCGGCTTCATCCTTGCCATAGACCAAGCCGACAACGGCGTAGCGTCGATCAGCCAGGGCCACCTTTCGCTCCTGATCGAGGCCTTCAATCCCACCTGGGCCAGCGACCAATCCTATGATGATGCTTTCCTCGAGGCGGCCGATTTCGCCAGGGACATTCTGGTTCGGGCGTGCCGGCAGGCCCATGCGGAGGCCCAGGCCCAATCCTTGGTCCTGGCCGCCGCCAGGAAGGCGCGCGACCCCCGCGTGATCGTTCTCAATCGTAAACTGCCCTGGGAGAAGGCCGTTTTCGAGGGTGGTTTGCGCGACCTACTGTTCATCATCTACCCGAACGAGGATGCCACCGCCTGGTATTGCCGGACGATCCCGCCTGAGCCAAACTCCTTCGGCCAGAGGCTGTCCCTACCGGAAGCATGGCGCGGCTTGCAGGAGGAGGAATTCTCCCGCGTGGCCGGGATCGACGACGGCGTCTTCTGTCACCCGAGCGGTTTCATCTGCGGGGCGCGTTCGCAGGAATCCGCGGTTCGGTTGGCCGAGAAGGCGATTGCCGGCGGTCCGTAATCCGGGCCTCGCCGTCGGGGTTGAGCCATGAAGCAGGTGCCGATCGTCTCTCATCCCGCATATCAGGCCGTCATGCCCGACGGCCATCGTTTTCCCATGCGGAAATACGGTCGTCTCGCCGAAATCATCGCGGAGAAGGGGCTGGCGCCCGGTGGCTTCGCCAAGCCGGAAGAAGCTTCGGCCGAACTGATCGCGCTGGCGCATGACCGCGCTTACGTCGACCAGGTCTTCGCCGGCTCCGTTCCCCACGAGATCGAGCGGCGGATCGGCCTTCCCATGAGCGAAAGCGTGGTTCGGCGCGCACGGGCATCCGCCGGTGGGACGCTGCTTGCGGCCCGGCTGGCCCTTCAGCACGGTCTTTCGGGGAGCACTGCGGGCGGCAGCCATCATGGACAGCGGGAGACGGGAGCCGGCTTCTGCGTCTTCAACGATGTCGCCATCGCGGCCAAGGCGCTCCATGCGGAGGGCGCGATCCGACATGCGCTCATCGTCGATCTGGACGTGCACCAGGGGGACGGCACGGCCGATTGCCTGCGCGACGAGCCGGATCTCTTCACCTTTTCCATGCACGCGGAGAAGAACTATCCCCTCCGCAAAATCCCGAGCGATCTCGATGTCGGGTTGCCCGATGCCATGGAGGATGACGCCTATCTGGAGGCGCTCCAAGCGCACCTGCCGCGCCTTCTCGATGCGATCGAGCCGGATCTCGTGTTCTTCAACGCCGGCGTCGATCCGCACCGGGACGATAAGCTCGGACGGCTTGCACTTTCCGACGAGGGCCTGCGCCGGCGCGACGATTACGTCATCGAGCAGGCCCGCAGCCGCCAAATCCCCCTCGTCGCCGTCATCGGCGGCGGCTACTCCCCCGACGTTGAAGCCCTAGCCCGGCGACACGCCACCGTGTTCGAGGCGATGGCAGCCTGGGGCGAAAGGGAATAAGGCCCTCAGCGCGCCAGCGACACCGCAAGCTGCGCCGCCAGGGCGGCGTTGTTCTTCACCAGAGCGATATTGGTCGCGAGGCTTCGCCCGGCCGTCTTCTCGAACAGATGTGACAGCAGGAAGGGCGTCACGGCCTTTCCGGCGACGCCGCGAGCTTTCGCTTCGGCCACGGCTGTGTCGATAAAGTCTTTCATCTCGTCGGCGGGGATCTCGTCCGCGGCCGGAACGGGATTAGCGACCAGAACGCCGCCATCGAGGCCAAGGGCCTCCTTGGTGCGGATCAGGTCTGCCACCGCATCCGGGCTGTCGAGGCGCAGGGGCACGGACAGCGCGCTCGTCCGGCTCCAGAAGGCCGGGAAACGGTCCGTCCCGTAGCCGACCACCGGGACCCCCCGGGTTTCGAGATATTCGAGGGTACGGGGCAGATCGAGAATGGCCTTGGCGCCGGCGCAGATCACCGCCACGGGCGTACGGGCGAGCTCGTCGAGATCGGCCGATATGTCCATCGTGTCCTCGACGCCCTGGTGCACCCCGCCGATGCCGCCCGTGGCGAACACGCGGATGCCGGCCAGATGGGCACAGAGCATGGTCGCGGCCACGGTCGTCGCCCCATGCCGCCCGGAAGCGACCGCATAGGGCAGGTCGGCGCGGCTCAGCTTCATGACATCGGTGGCCGTGCCCAGCCAGTCGAGCTCCGCATCCGAAAGGCCGACCTTGATGCGGCCTCCGATGATGGCAATCGTGGCCGGAACGGCGCCGTTCTCACGCACCACCGCCTCGACCTCTCGCGCCGTGGCGACGTTATGCGGATGGGGCATGCCATGGGTGATGATGGTGGATTCGAGGGCCACGACCGCTCTGCCTGCGGCGAGCGTCGCCTGCACCTCGGGAGCGATATCGAGAAACCGGCCGGCGATGTCGTGCTTCATGAGGGCTCCCGTTGAAAAGTCGGCCCTGATCTAAGCGACAGGGTGGAATCCAGCAAGGCGAGAGACAGATCGGGCCGAACGCTGACAGGGCTCTCCACGGTCAGGGCCGCCGCAACGGTGCCGAGCCGGGCTGCGTCGGCCAGGGAGGCGTCCCTCAGCAGAGCCACGAGCGTCGCCGCAATCAGGGCGTCTCCCGCACCGGTCGCGTCGATGGTCTCGGCCTCGACCGCATCGATCGTGGCAATCCCGGACGAGTCCGCCGCGACGAGTCCTCTGCTTCCGAGCGTCAGGATCACCTGTTCGGCTCCCCGGGCGAGCAGGGCCTGCGCGGACGCCTCGGGCGAAATCTCGGGCCGGTCTAGATAAACCCGGGCTTCGTCGAGATTGAGGAAGAACACGCCGATGCCGCTCAGATCCTGCGGCAGGCGCGCGACCTTGGGCGTCGACACCGCGTCCAGGGCGAGCATCAGGGCATGCTGCCGGGCCAGTCCGATGAGTTCGTGCAGGGTCTCCGGCGGCAGGTTGCAATCGGCGAATATCCAGGCCGATCCGAAACCCGGTCGCGCGCGGTGGAGCAGGGCGGGGCTGATCCCGTCGAGGATCGCCATATCGGCGAGACCGATGGCGAGCTCCCCGTCTGGCTGGAGCACGGCCACGTATTCGGCCGTGGCGTGCGTGCTCGAGAGAACAACCGGCCTGGTGTCGATGCCGAGGCGGTTCAGGTGGTCGAGCAGAGCGCGGCCGTTGTCGTCGTCGCCGACGATGGAGACCAAGGATACCTGGGTTCCAAGCCGCGCGATGTTCTCCGCCACGTTGCGGGCGACGCCGCCGAATGAGCGTTCCGACACGACGGGGTTGGATGTCCCCGGCCGGATCGTCGCCATGCCGCGATACTTGCGGTCGACGGCTGCGCCGCCGATGCAGATGATCCTGCTTGCTCCCGGCTCCATGTCTTCGCACCACCCTTCGACCGTTCTGAACAGAGGATATGCCGAAAGGTTGGTCCTGCCGCAATGCCCGGGAGGTCCGACGTGCCGCCAGATTGAGCTGGATCAATGCCGAGGCGGGTCCCCCTCATAGGATTGTGCGACAGCGTGGAGGTCTTCATGGATTTGGGAACGGCGATCAGACGCTGGAAAGCGAATTGGATGCGTATGGATGAACTTGCCGCGCTCGATCGTGACCAGCGGGAGGCCAT is a window of Microvirga lotononidis DNA encoding:
- a CDS encoding DUF2726 domain-containing protein, encoding MVLENLSWSWFAGVGLLGILFVLVLLWTRKPRYRRHSIMTDNEREFYQRLLAACPDCQIWPQVPILALVRLDAKEGSRAFWMAFKKVSNTRVDWVVVRDLEVVAVVELDDRSHDARKDAQRDKVLKSCGYRVVRFSSSRRPDPWQIHEAVFQSH
- a CDS encoding PhoX family protein, encoding MDEHKARLRASDLEDSGDIGVNPTHNLTMGEIIATRFNRRDLLRGSLAVAAISATVGTRALAANEQPTKKGAAASFDFKEIEAGVDQTHHVAEGYDAKVLLRWGDPLFPGTPEFDPQNQTAERQARQFGYNTDFVGYIPIDGSSDHGLLVANHEYTNEELMFPGVGVQDAKDVAFAKMTKDLVDIEMAAHGGAVVEIRRVNGEWQVVKDSKYTRRITAETPMEITGPAAGHDRMKTSADATGRKVNGMVNNCAGGVTPWGTWLSCEENFNGYFWGALGDTHPEAKNYKRYGIGTPAYAWGKFHDRFDLAKEPNEANRFGWVVEIDPFDPNFVPKKRTALGRTKHEGAAGITNSDGRYVIYLGDDERFDYVYKFVSAGKVDKQNRAANFGLLDEGTLYVAKYNPDGKGTWLPLIHGQGPLTEANGFKSQADVLIETRRAADLLGATKMDRPEDIEANPQTNRVYVMLTNNTRRKEDQVDAANPRANNAFGHIVEMMPEGGNHASTAFTWEVLVKCGDPSVASVGATFSSDTTKNGWFGMPDNCAIDNQGRLWISTDGNNAKATGRADGLWALETEGEMRGTSKHFFRVPVGAEMCGPFFTPNDETLFLAVQHPGEAEEGAPVSFDNPITRWPDFKDGMPPRPSLLVVTKKGGGKIA
- a CDS encoding VOC family protein; this encodes MAKAIHSMIRVLDEERSLSFYEKAFGLKVAERLAFEGFTLVYLSNGDSEFELELTINHGRTEPHVLGDGYGHLAFSVDDLEAEHARFETLGLSPTPLKELKLEGKPPARFFFVQDPDGYKIEVLQRGGRYK
- a CDS encoding DUF882 domain-containing protein gives rise to the protein MSATSVLLMATARTQDAAAFGDTRTLSFYHTHTRESLTVTFRRDGQYDSGALQQLNWFLRDWRVEKPAQMDPRLFDIIWEVYRESGSSQPINIISAYRSPETNGALRRRSSGVAEHSQHMLGKAMDIRLPDVDTARLRAIAMKMQYGGVGYYSSSAFVHVDTGNVRAWPRMTQQQLAQLFPDGKTLHLPSNGKPLAGYELAKAEILPRNAALATQASASAGPSIGGVLANLFGRKNSAPPQPETPAPSPSTTVASADPESVKEVVVSTIPLPPKRPVEIQVAAAGMPDTASDALAALVPAPAQKPVPELKPILGYDATAAAKSLFEPKTAFLDLGFRSAAKNELSVTHFSGPAVKPLPLIDDARAEL
- a CDS encoding peptide deformylase — encoded protein: MAIRPIVRFPDPRLRRKAEPVGSIDEDVRTLARDLVETMHAAPGIGITAPHVGILRRLVVIQLESDHAPHIYVDPDVVWSSSDMIRHVEGSVSMPGVTDELERHARVRVRYRDIDGTEREEEAEGLMAVCLQHEIDQLDGIFWIDRLSKLKRDRLIKRFEKLHRIRA
- a CDS encoding L,D-transpeptidase — protein: MDLSRRTFMLGASAAAAGAALPTRSALAQSMREASAYQRIYGPVDDDLFPIPGIQLSRINPAFLRRVVEYQTAEAPGTIVIDPRSRYLYLVMRDGMAVRYGVGVGRSGFSWSGTATIRDKQEWPDWYPPKEMFGRQPELLEQMGELPGGPGMPGGPGNPLGARALYLWQGNKDTLYRIHGTFEPWTIGTNVSSGCIRMINQDVIDLYNHTPTGTKVIVLSSPSNRPKRNQATAQVY
- a CDS encoding RNA polymerase sigma factor region1.1 domain-containing protein, with translation MQPALDSNTLDRLIALGRQQGHLTNRDLEDNLPIASMSAEDIALIVVQLEETGVSVELDASLVSPDPKPSPAPVRSAVIIPFPDRAAAARMKQRKAPLQKAPASAPAPAKSPGQKSRAAHWAVAVSGLLVLALLVGIVKMLGV